A genomic window from Bacillus sp. BGMRC 2118 includes:
- a CDS encoding GDSL family lipase, with protein sequence MFRLVLLLVLAVTTLIVYDSTHEKLRIHYHKTIEKEHPLKTMQTSFFPKEMKIVTLGDSLTSGYGDQSGNGGYVPVLKSMLSDQRSIETVHVKNYGIGGIYSTQLIDVLNKSYVQESIKQADYVIITIGGNDVIQAAQEHFLQLTAEAFTEENKEFTRKVNIMIHKIKYYNPDAKIFFVGIYNPFASLFSSYVPEIDQIIADWNKGTEQELSKYDETYFIPLFDIFRGNEKEFLYEDLIHPNERGYKNIAFRVLTYLDYYDDNTTYVVGDVEQ encoded by the coding sequence TTGTTTAGACTTGTCCTTTTATTAGTATTGGCAGTTACAACACTCATTGTGTATGATTCCACTCATGAGAAACTTCGCATTCATTATCATAAGACGATTGAAAAGGAGCATCCGTTAAAGACAATGCAAACCTCCTTTTTTCCAAAGGAAATGAAAATAGTAACCCTAGGTGATTCCTTGACTTCCGGGTATGGTGACCAATCAGGAAACGGGGGGTATGTTCCCGTTTTAAAATCAATGCTGTCCGATCAACGTAGTATAGAAACTGTACATGTGAAAAATTATGGAATAGGTGGAATTTACTCCACACAGCTTATCGATGTACTGAATAAATCATACGTTCAGGAATCAATTAAACAAGCAGATTACGTTATTATTACAATCGGAGGCAATGATGTCATACAGGCAGCTCAGGAACATTTCTTACAGTTAACTGCTGAAGCTTTCACCGAGGAGAATAAGGAGTTTACGAGAAAAGTAAATATTATGATTCATAAAATTAAGTATTACAATCCGGATGCAAAAATATTTTTTGTCGGCATATACAATCCGTTTGCTTCTTTATTTTCTTCTTATGTACCTGAAATTGATCAAATTATCGCAGATTGGAATAAAGGAACAGAACAGGAATTATCCAAGTATGATGAAACATATTTTATTCCTTTATTTGATATTTTTAGAGGTAACGAGAAAGAGTTTTTATATGAAGATCTTATTCATCCAAATGAAAGAGGGTATAAAAATATTGCATTCCGTGTATTAACGTACCTCGATTACTATGATGACAACACGACTTATGTTGTTGGAGACGTTGAGCAGTAA
- a CDS encoding SCO family protein, translated as MYSILTLLLILVVSACGTTTDDLQPPAGTKPIQEFTFTNQDGKPFGLKDLKGKVWVADFIFTNCETVCPPLTANLSKLQEMANEKGLDVEFVSFSVDPEIDTPAVMKAYGENYQADFSSWNYLTGYSQKEIEDFARDSFQAIVQKTDASDQVVHTTSFFLVNKEGKIVTSYSGIENTPYENIVKDIESIQ; from the coding sequence ATATATAGCATATTGACACTCTTATTGATACTTGTCGTCTCGGCATGTGGAACAACAACTGATGACTTGCAACCACCAGCTGGTACAAAGCCTATTCAGGAATTTACATTTACAAATCAAGACGGGAAACCATTTGGACTAAAGGATTTAAAGGGAAAGGTGTGGGTGGCAGATTTTATCTTTACAAATTGTGAAACAGTTTGTCCGCCATTAACAGCGAACTTATCTAAGCTTCAGGAGATGGCAAATGAAAAAGGGTTAGATGTTGAATTTGTTTCGTTTAGTGTAGATCCTGAAATTGATACGCCTGCTGTTATGAAAGCCTATGGAGAGAATTATCAAGCAGACTTTAGTAGTTGGAATTACTTGACTGGATACTCGCAAAAAGAAATCGAGGATTTTGCCCGCGACAGCTTTCAGGCGATTGTTCAGAAAACAGATGCTTCTGATCAAGTTGTTCATACTACATCGTTCTTTTTGGTAAACAAAGAGGGGAAGATTGTTACAAGCTACAGTGGGATAGAAAATACGCCTTATGAAAATATAGTTAAAGATATAGAAAGCATCCAATAA
- a CDS encoding DUF2535 family protein, producing the protein MLLKSLEFTHQSGKKVKVIEIPVWEEDNLFTIKIKLRLQTFIKKISTDSNPKNVYSFKDYLKRTMKWQEYSQIYSIDILQYNA; encoded by the coding sequence TTGCTACTGAAGAGTCTAGAATTTACTCATCAAAGTGGTAAGAAGGTCAAAGTCATTGAAATTCCAGTATGGGAGGAAGATAATCTTTTTACAATAAAGATTAAGTTAAGACTGCAGACGTTCATAAAAAAGATCAGTACAGACTCAAATCCGAAAAATGTGTATTCTTTTAAAGATTACTTAAAAAGAACAATGAAATGGCAAGAGTATTCCCAAATTTATTCGATTGATATACTACAATATAATGCATAA
- a CDS encoding hemolysin III family protein produces MASTHTFTKGEEIANSITHGIGGLLSIAGLVLLIVFSSLYGTAWHIVSFTLFGSTMVLLYTASTLVHGLPKGKAKDVFEIIDHSSIYFFIAGTYTPFLFIVVKGALGWTLFGIVWGIAIVGTIFKSFFVKKYLHTSTVLYVLMGWMIVFAWGPLSENLHPTGLALLVIGGVLYTIGAIFYVWRGFRYHHMIWHIFVVAGTIAHFFAVLLYLLP; encoded by the coding sequence ATGGCATCTACACATACCTTCACAAAAGGAGAAGAAATTGCGAACTCCATCACTCACGGTATTGGTGGTCTTCTTAGTATTGCAGGTCTTGTTTTACTTATTGTCTTTTCTTCATTATACGGAACTGCGTGGCATATTGTCAGCTTTACGTTATTCGGTTCAACAATGGTACTATTATATACAGCATCAACACTTGTTCATGGTTTACCAAAAGGAAAAGCGAAAGATGTATTTGAAATCATTGACCATTCTTCCATCTACTTTTTTATAGCTGGAACTTACACTCCCTTCCTATTTATCGTTGTTAAAGGCGCACTTGGTTGGACACTCTTTGGTATCGTATGGGGAATTGCTATAGTGGGGACAATTTTTAAATCATTCTTTGTAAAAAAATACTTGCACACATCTACTGTACTGTATGTGTTAATGGGTTGGATGATTGTATTTGCATGGGGACCGCTTTCTGAAAACCTTCATCCTACTGGACTGGCTCTACTTGTAATAGGGGGAGTCTTATACACAATTGGAGCGATCTTTTATGTATGGCGTGGTTTTAGATATCACCATATGATCTGGCATATTTTTGTCGTTGCAGGTACTATCGCTCATTTTTTTGCTGTATTGTTATATTTATTACCATAA
- a CDS encoding GNAT family N-acetyltransferase, whose protein sequence is MIKLAAMTSNEYQQYIQSAILTYANEKVKAGNWKEEESLQQAQKDYETLLPKGEQTEDNHLFTIFDEELPVGVIWLARKSEDEGYIYEIKIKNEFQGKGYGKKAMQKIEEFGKELGMKKIGLHVFGHNKPARGLYEKLGYVETNVILEKIL, encoded by the coding sequence ATGATTAAATTAGCTGCTATGACATCAAATGAGTATCAACAGTACATACAAAGTGCCATTCTGACTTATGCGAATGAAAAAGTAAAAGCAGGGAATTGGAAGGAAGAAGAATCGTTACAACAGGCACAAAAGGATTACGAAACATTATTGCCAAAAGGAGAACAGACTGAAGATAACCATTTGTTTACAATTTTTGACGAGGAACTACCAGTTGGGGTTATATGGCTAGCTAGAAAATCAGAGGATGAGGGTTATATCTATGAAATTAAGATTAAGAATGAGTTTCAAGGTAAGGGTTACGGAAAAAAGGCAATGCAAAAAATAGAAGAATTCGGCAAAGAGCTTGGGATGAAGAAAATCGGATTACATGTATTCGGTCACAATAAACCAGCTAGAGGTCTATATGAAAAACTTGGGTACGTAGAAACAAATGTCATTTTGGAGAAAATACTATAA
- a CDS encoding 1-acyl-sn-glycerol-3-phosphate acyltransferase, producing the protein MLRTIYGFTYMWLFLIYSIPTLVKWKKATFEHMSVKERDALVHNLPKRWAKGVVKTSGARVEVKGEELLPDGPVLFVSNHQGNFDIPLLMGFVSKPIGFISKVEVKKLPIISHWMEVLPCIFMDRKDRRQSVRAIQEGARLLQKGHSMVIFPEGTRSKGGPIAEFKSGSFRLATKSGVPIVPITIDGSYRLFEEKGFLFQPGDVTITIHPPINHDEYQSLEINELALMVQQNIASQIVVNVNVDEQNGLSLD; encoded by the coding sequence ATGCTTCGAACAATTTATGGTTTTACGTATATGTGGCTTTTCTTAATTTATTCAATTCCAACATTGGTAAAGTGGAAAAAAGCTACGTTTGAGCACATGTCTGTTAAAGAAAGAGATGCATTAGTTCACAACTTGCCTAAAAGATGGGCAAAAGGGGTTGTCAAAACTTCAGGAGCTAGAGTAGAAGTGAAGGGTGAAGAATTATTGCCTGATGGCCCAGTATTGTTTGTTTCAAATCACCAAGGTAACTTTGATATTCCTCTATTAATGGGCTTTGTCAGTAAGCCTATAGGTTTTATATCAAAAGTTGAAGTTAAAAAATTACCGATTATCTCACACTGGATGGAAGTTCTACCGTGTATTTTTATGGATCGAAAGGATCGAAGACAATCTGTGAGAGCAATCCAAGAGGGTGCAAGACTCTTGCAGAAAGGTCATTCAATGGTGATTTTCCCGGAAGGTACAAGAAGCAAGGGTGGTCCTATTGCTGAATTTAAATCAGGAAGCTTTAGACTTGCCACCAAATCTGGTGTGCCAATTGTACCGATTACAATTGATGGTTCATATCGATTATTTGAAGAAAAAGGATTTCTTTTTCAACCCGGTGATGTAACGATTACGATTCATCCACCAATCAACCATGATGAGTATCAAAGCTTGGAAATCAATGAGTTAGCGCTGATGGTACAACAAAATATTGCTTCACAAATCGTTGTAAACGTAAACGTAGATGAACAAAATGGTTTATCATTGGATTAA
- a CDS encoding dihydrofolate reductase encodes MISFVVAMDNNCVIGEKNELPWHLPADLAYFKKVTMGKPIVMGRKTHESIGRVLPGRENIIITRNEEYQAPGCVVIHHLDEIKKLDQEGDTELCVIGGAELFRELLPVVDRLYITHIYHEFEGDTFFPYVNLDEWHVVSREQGVKDEKNPYDYEYVVYDRA; translated from the coding sequence ATGATTTCTTTTGTAGTTGCGATGGATAATAATTGTGTAATAGGTGAAAAGAATGAACTCCCTTGGCATCTACCTGCTGACTTAGCTTATTTCAAGAAGGTAACGATGGGAAAACCAATTGTGATGGGTAGAAAAACACATGAGTCAATTGGACGAGTCCTACCGGGGAGAGAAAATATTATTATAACTAGAAACGAAGAATATCAGGCTCCTGGTTGTGTAGTTATACATCATCTTGACGAGATTAAAAAGTTAGATCAAGAAGGTGACACGGAACTATGTGTAATTGGTGGCGCCGAATTATTTCGTGAATTACTTCCAGTTGTTGATCGCTTATATATTACCCACATCTATCATGAATTTGAGGGAGATACATTTTTTCCTTATGTAAATTTAGATGAATGGCATGTAGTTAGCCGTGAACAAGGTGTAAAAGATGAAAAAAATCCTTATGATTATGAGTATGTCGTATACGATAGAGCTTAA
- a CDS encoding thymidylate synthase — protein sequence MKQYLELGKHIVENGTTKEDRTGTGTISTFGYQMRFNLQEGFPLITTKKLHLKSIIHELLWFLTGDTNIRYLQEHNVRIWNEWADESGNLGPVYGHQWRSWTTSHGTTIDQISNLIHQIKNNPDSRRLLVNAWNVGDVEKMALPPCHCLFQFYVADGKLSCQLYQRSADYFLGVPFNIASYALLTMMVAHVCDLEAYEFVHTFGDVHIYSNHIEQVDLQLSRDPMPLPTMKINPDVKDIFSFKYEDFELLNYEAHPHIKGVVSV from the coding sequence ATGAAACAATATTTAGAGTTAGGGAAACATATAGTAGAAAATGGCACAACAAAGGAAGATCGAACCGGTACAGGTACTATTAGTACTTTTGGGTACCAGATGAGGTTTAATCTTCAAGAGGGATTTCCCCTTATTACGACAAAAAAACTTCATTTAAAATCGATTATCCATGAGCTGTTATGGTTTTTAACAGGGGATACAAATATACGTTATCTTCAAGAACATAATGTTCGAATTTGGAACGAATGGGCCGATGAGAGCGGAAACTTAGGGCCGGTATATGGACATCAATGGAGATCCTGGACTACTAGCCACGGGACAACAATTGATCAAATCTCTAACTTAATACATCAAATTAAAAACAATCCAGATTCTAGAAGATTACTAGTTAATGCCTGGAACGTAGGAGATGTTGAGAAGATGGCTCTTCCTCCATGTCATTGTTTATTCCAGTTTTACGTAGCTGATGGTAAATTATCTTGTCAGTTATATCAACGTAGTGCAGATTATTTCCTAGGAGTTCCTTTTAACATTGCATCATATGCACTATTAACAATGATGGTTGCTCACGTGTGTGACTTGGAGGCATATGAGTTTGTACATACTTTCGGTGATGTACATATTTACTCGAATCATATAGAACAAGTGGATTTACAGTTATCGCGTGATCCAATGCCATTACCAACAATGAAAATTAACCCAGATGTGAAGGATATTTTCAGCTTTAAATATGAGGACTTTGAACTTTTGAATTATGAGGCACATCCGCATATTAAAGGAGTTGTTAGTGTATGA
- a CDS encoding toxin, protein MRKTFSILLLIMILFIPVVVFKGTEASQGDVLLRENKTMMKRLSSIQTLEYLKDIVVLPEDSFDEEEVLQMINRISKIHPSILEKLVSQNVRLKLFTGILTEQTGFTHLKGVKPRGYVRYTWDDVPGAGGSKLVMAKIGHSHKGKGHGSINLELHELAHSIDKFAFHSIRDDTKFIEIWKEEAPLLFPAQPYFINHSEEYFAESFAMYNLSFFTSSDLFIRAPKTYEYIKSLETLNSTGINYAVSFK, encoded by the coding sequence ATGAGAAAAACATTCTCCATTTTACTCCTCATAATGATACTTTTTATTCCAGTAGTGGTGTTTAAGGGAACTGAAGCAAGTCAAGGTGATGTATTACTCCGAGAGAATAAAACGATGATGAAGCGGTTATCTTCGATCCAGACGCTTGAATACCTTAAGGATATTGTTGTGCTTCCCGAAGACTCATTTGATGAAGAAGAAGTACTCCAGATGATTAATCGAATATCTAAAATTCACCCCTCAATTCTAGAAAAACTAGTAAGCCAAAATGTTCGATTGAAGCTGTTTACAGGAATACTTACAGAGCAAACTGGCTTCACACATCTTAAAGGTGTTAAACCAAGAGGATATGTCCGTTATACGTGGGATGATGTTCCTGGAGCTGGTGGTTCAAAATTAGTTATGGCAAAGATTGGTCATAGTCATAAAGGGAAAGGGCACGGGTCCATTAACCTTGAATTACACGAGTTGGCCCATTCAATAGATAAATTTGCCTTCCATTCGATTCGAGATGATACTAAATTTATTGAAATATGGAAAGAAGAAGCACCGCTGCTATTTCCAGCTCAACCCTATTTCATTAATCATAGTGAAGAGTATTTCGCAGAGAGCTTCGCAATGTATAATTTAAGTTTCTTTACATCATCTGATCTTTTCATTCGTGCACCGAAAACATATGAATATATTAAGAGTTTAGAAACACTGAATTCAACTGGAATTAATTATGCAGTTTCATTTAAATAG
- a CDS encoding cell division protein FtsK, producing MPTWIRKTLVVMFTILTFGLVTPPQIIITEAKSSNPAKENGIQENHTTLDSGNYTDDYISTSTFNKDQFTLYAIEKAKEQSSKKFGPVIEETIGDEFRDVILPKMEEVILNLSHELEEAQLQNLVISDKPTGGSGEKIFHIYDSKSGKDIIRFHVRRDHPPLEGYYFNFHYHTYQDQFQTHYELGSIYWSKNTPPKWNVS from the coding sequence GTGCCAACTTGGATTAGAAAAACCCTTGTGGTTATGTTTACAATTCTTACATTTGGTCTTGTAACTCCACCACAGATCATTATTACTGAAGCAAAATCTAGTAATCCTGCTAAGGAAAATGGTATACAAGAAAATCATACAACACTTGATAGTGGAAACTATACAGATGATTACATATCCACTTCAACATTTAATAAAGATCAGTTTACCTTATATGCTATAGAAAAAGCAAAAGAACAATCGTCTAAAAAATTCGGACCCGTAATAGAAGAAACAATTGGGGATGAATTTCGCGATGTGATCCTTCCTAAAATGGAAGAGGTTATTTTGAATTTGTCTCATGAATTAGAGGAAGCACAGCTTCAAAATTTAGTAATCTCTGATAAACCAACTGGTGGTTCAGGTGAGAAGATTTTTCATATTTATGACAGTAAAAGTGGAAAAGACATCATCCGATTTCATGTAAGGCGTGATCATCCGCCATTAGAAGGGTATTATTTTAATTTTCATTATCATACGTATCAGGATCAGTTTCAGACCCACTATGAGCTTGGTAGTATTTATTGGTCAAAAAACACTCCTCCAAAATGGAATGTATCATAG
- a CDS encoding YuzL family protein, whose product MPKHRADKSKGALNSPNVEGQGTTTTETGSVERDSSRKKTKQN is encoded by the coding sequence TTGCCAAAGCATAGAGCAGATAAGTCCAAAGGTGCATTAAATTCACCAAATGTAGAAGGGCAAGGTACAACAACAACAGAAACAGGTTCTGTTGAGCGAGATTCATCAAGAAAAAAGACAAAGCAAAACTAA
- a CDS encoding BrxA/BrxB family bacilliredoxin: protein MSMAYEEYMKQVVKPMRDELVHAGFQELTTTEDVDNFLSHVTGTTLVVVNSVCGCAAGLARPAATQAVLRSDKKPKHLVTVFAGQDKEATAQMRGYFDGYEPSSPSMALLKGKEVVHFIPRHEIESHTMEDIMTNLLNAFEKHCE, encoded by the coding sequence ATGTCAATGGCATATGAAGAATACATGAAACAAGTTGTAAAACCTATGAGAGATGAATTAGTTCATGCTGGATTTCAAGAGTTAACGACAACAGAGGACGTGGATAACTTCCTCAGTCATGTAACTGGTACGACACTTGTTGTGGTGAACTCAGTATGTGGCTGTGCAGCAGGACTAGCCAGGCCAGCAGCAACTCAAGCTGTGCTACGGTCAGATAAAAAGCCTAAGCATTTAGTTACTGTTTTTGCTGGTCAAGATAAAGAGGCAACTGCTCAAATGAGAGGATACTTCGATGGGTATGAACCATCCTCACCATCAATGGCATTATTAAAAGGTAAGGAAGTTGTACATTTCATTCCAAGACATGAAATTGAAAGTCATACAATGGAAGATATTATGACGAACCTTTTAAATGCTTTTGAGAAACACTGTGAATAA
- a CDS encoding virulence factor, with protein sequence MNIKAIEPTPSPNTMKVLLDQELKSNERNNYTKDNREQAPDVIKLILDIPGVKGVYHVADFLAIERNARFEWQGILSSVREVFGEDATSQSTSNKAVTDTFGEVKVFVQFFKGIPMQLKITDGQAEKRVGLHERFKKAAMSAETASSNLVMERQWKEQGVRYGTLDEIGQEVGDEISAAYPEDRLKRLVSQALSKTEQQVARQSYKVTLDMLQDEDWTKRYAHLEQMNPTEEDLPVLEKALHDEKPSIRRLATVYLGMIENEAVLPSLFKALKDSSVTVRRTAGDCLSDIGNEKAIDPMIEALKDKNKLVRWRAAMFLYEVGNESALPALKEAENDPEFEVSMQIKLAIERIEDGEEAKGSVWKQMTEARKSE encoded by the coding sequence ATGAATATTAAAGCAATTGAACCGACACCTAGTCCTAATACGATGAAAGTACTACTCGATCAGGAATTAAAAAGCAATGAGCGTAATAATTATACAAAGGATAACAGGGAGCAAGCCCCAGACGTGATTAAACTGATTCTCGACATTCCTGGTGTGAAAGGTGTATATCATGTTGCTGATTTTTTAGCAATAGAGCGTAACGCAAGGTTTGAATGGCAAGGTATTTTATCTAGCGTTCGAGAAGTATTTGGAGAGGATGCGACTTCACAGAGTACTTCAAATAAAGCAGTAACCGATACGTTCGGTGAAGTAAAGGTATTTGTTCAATTCTTTAAGGGCATTCCTATGCAATTAAAAATTACAGACGGACAAGCTGAGAAGCGTGTTGGATTACATGAACGATTTAAAAAGGCTGCAATGTCAGCTGAGACTGCGTCATCTAATCTAGTGATGGAAAGACAGTGGAAAGAACAAGGCGTTCGTTACGGTACATTAGATGAAATTGGTCAGGAAGTGGGAGATGAAATTTCAGCTGCATACCCGGAGGACCGTTTAAAGAGACTTGTCTCGCAAGCATTGTCAAAAACAGAACAACAAGTAGCACGTCAAAGTTATAAAGTAACCCTTGACATGTTACAAGATGAGGATTGGACAAAACGATATGCTCATTTAGAGCAAATGAATCCAACTGAGGAAGATCTACCTGTTCTTGAAAAGGCACTACATGATGAAAAACCGTCCATTAGAAGATTGGCGACTGTCTATCTAGGCATGATTGAGAATGAAGCTGTGTTACCTTCACTATTTAAGGCACTGAAGGATTCTTCTGTGACAGTTAGACGTACAGCAGGAGATTGCTTGTCAGATATAGGAAATGAAAAAGCAATTGATCCTATGATTGAAGCATTAAAGGATAAAAATAAATTAGTTCGATGGCGTGCAGCTATGTTCTTATACGAAGTAGGGAATGAGTCTGCACTACCTGCACTAAAGGAAGCAGAAAATGACCCGGAATTTGAGGTTAGCATGCAAATTAAACTGGCAATTGAACGTATTGAAGATGGAGAAGAGGCAAAAGGATCTGTTTGGAAACAAATGACAGAAGCAAGAAAATCAGAGTAA
- a CDS encoding cell wall lytic activity, with protein MKKRNGVGEAIVLSTVAAGFMLLSPENTKAAEVGSSTDPFITKDQKFDVNQTLRYGHKGLSVKEIQIELMALDFYSSKLDGVYGRQTQQAIKEFQFVNHLKVDGIAGPSTLKRLFTSIGTKTYHQFTSTKLLNGDKGEQVKQLQEKLNRLGYYSSTIDGKFGPLTKAAVQDYQKKYGLQEDGIANSTTLKHVFTNQNVKGKTITVRTVKKQTNFSVDTSIIKHATTLIGTPYKWGGTSPSGFDCSGFLQYVYSQKGYTIPRTVSDIWNFGVNVSKPSIGDIVFFQTYKRGPSHAGIYLGDGKFIHSGSKGVTVSSMNTSYWQERYLGSKRIVQYN; from the coding sequence ATGAAGAAACGAAATGGAGTTGGAGAAGCAATTGTGTTATCTACAGTGGCAGCAGGATTCATGCTGTTATCTCCTGAGAATACGAAGGCTGCAGAAGTAGGATCATCAACGGACCCTTTTATTACGAAAGATCAGAAATTTGATGTGAACCAAACATTGCGCTATGGACATAAAGGACTTTCCGTCAAAGAAATCCAAATTGAATTAATGGCCCTAGATTTTTATTCATCTAAGCTTGATGGAGTGTATGGTAGGCAAACACAACAAGCTATTAAAGAATTTCAATTCGTTAATCACCTAAAGGTCGATGGAATTGCTGGTCCATCCACATTGAAAAGGCTTTTCACCTCAATTGGCACGAAGACGTACCATCAATTTACGTCTACTAAATTACTAAATGGAGACAAAGGTGAACAAGTAAAACAGCTACAAGAAAAGCTTAACCGATTAGGTTATTATTCTTCAACTATTGATGGAAAGTTCGGGCCACTCACTAAAGCAGCTGTACAGGATTATCAAAAAAAGTATGGTTTACAGGAAGACGGAATTGCAAATTCAACTACATTAAAGCATGTATTTACGAATCAAAATGTAAAAGGTAAAACAATTACTGTTCGCACTGTAAAGAAACAAACCAATTTCTCGGTAGATACATCTATCATTAAACATGCGACTACATTAATTGGTACACCATACAAATGGGGAGGCACCTCTCCAAGTGGGTTTGATTGTAGCGGATTCCTTCAGTATGTATATTCGCAAAAAGGATATACAATCCCTAGAACAGTAAGTGATATTTGGAACTTCGGTGTGAATGTTTCCAAGCCAAGTATCGGGGATATCGTATTTTTCCAAACGTATAAACGCGGACCGTCTCATGCTGGCATTTATCTAGGTGACGGGAAATTTATTCACTCAGGTTCTAAAGGAGTTACTGTTAGTTCTATGAACACATCTTACTGGCAGGAACGCTACCTTGGGTCAAAACGGATTGTTCAATACAACTAA
- a CDS encoding molybdenum cofactor guanylyltransferase, whose translation MKENEKMESICGVILSGGESRRFGKPKAFELYHGKAFWEYSLQAIKKVTSKQIIVSHVNLYNQFKESIEGSIQLILDEEEVRGLGPMAGLYSAMKHVKADWYVLLSCDIPKINEATISKLLSLRQKGDEAIIPVIRERMQPLIAVYHQSVYEKLESQLQQHNLKMMFLLENIHARYVSEELDHVIASFENINQPQDLSNLINDEKK comes from the coding sequence ATGAAGGAGAATGAAAAGATGGAATCTATTTGTGGTGTGATCCTTTCTGGAGGAGAATCGAGGAGATTTGGTAAACCAAAGGCTTTTGAGCTATATCATGGCAAGGCCTTTTGGGAATATTCCTTACAGGCTATAAAAAAGGTAACAAGCAAGCAAATAATAGTCAGTCATGTTAACCTTTATAATCAGTTTAAAGAATCCATAGAAGGCTCAATACAATTAATCTTAGATGAAGAAGAGGTTAGGGGATTGGGACCAATGGCAGGTCTTTACTCTGCGATGAAGCACGTTAAAGCAGATTGGTATGTATTATTATCGTGTGATATTCCTAAAATCAATGAAGCAACGATTTCAAAATTATTATCACTAAGACAAAAGGGAGACGAAGCAATCATTCCTGTTATCCGTGAACGAATGCAACCACTTATTGCGGTATATCATCAATCTGTGTACGAGAAATTAGAAAGCCAACTTCAGCAACATAATTTAAAAATGATGTTTTTATTAGAAAATATTCATGCAAGATATGTTTCCGAAGAACTAGATCATGTAATAGCATCATTTGAAAACATTAACCAACCTCAAGATCTATCCAATTTAATAAATGACGAAAAGAAGTAG